A region from the Lolium perenne isolate Kyuss_39 chromosome 4, Kyuss_2.0, whole genome shotgun sequence genome encodes:
- the LOC127294616 gene encoding uncharacterized protein — protein sequence MEAARGNDTRSSTATLLQLLLTLSSPAAASRAIAKNKRVRMPAEHGGEFKCRTCGRRFATFQALGGHRTSHKRPRVRAHGLDLLLGARPGKARGPVEHRCGTCGQTFPTGQALGGHMRRHRPLSSVGAAAAASSKWTEADTSSSSTSDLSFQPDEDAFPTFFEFI from the coding sequence atggaGGCGGCCAGAGGTAATGATACACGGTCGTCGACGGCGACGCTGCTGCAGCTGCTGCTGACCCTGTCGTCGCCGGCAGCGGCGAGCAGGGCCATCGCCAAGAATAAGCGGGTGCGGATGCCGGCCGAGCACGGCGGGGAGTTCAAGTGCCGGACGTGCGGCCGCCGGTTCGCCACGTTCCAGGCGCTGGGCGGCCACCGGACCAGCCACAAGCGGCCGCGGGTGCGCGCCCATGGCCTAGACCTTCTGCTCGGCGCGCGCCCAGGTAAGGCGAGGGGGCCCGTGGAGCACCGGTGTGGCACTTGTGGCCAGACGTTCCCGACGGGGCAGGCCCTCGGTGGGCACATGCGCCGCCACAGGCCCTTGTCGTCCGTAggcgccgccgcggccgcctCTTCGAAGTGGACGGAGGCGGACACATCATCGTCGTCGACGTCCGACTTGTCTTTCCAGCCTGATGAGGACGCATTTCCTACCTTTTTCGAGTTTATATGA